In the Lascolabacillus massiliensis genome, one interval contains:
- the argC gene encoding N-acetyl-gamma-glutamyl-phosphate reductase has translation MINVSIAGGTGYTAGELLRILLHHPEVNIESVISTTSVGMSVSDIHRDLIGETDLVYSDTFKNPDVIFLCLGHGLSREFLEKNELPAGCKVIDLGNDFRNQPEFGNRKFVFGLCEQNREEIRKADNVANPGCFATTIMLALLPLASKNLLTEDIHIHAITGSTGAGKKPGETTHFSYRDNNISVYKPFTHQHLEEISNTLISAGNSNLPQINFVPMRGDFTRGIFASLYTKWNGTITDDEAIAYFKDYYADSPFVFVSDKPISLKEVVNTNKCLLHIEFHNGYIHITSISDNLVKGASGQAVQNMNLMFGFDESLGLKLKGSAF, from the coding sequence ATGATTAATGTAAGTATAGCAGGTGGAACAGGATATACAGCGGGAGAACTTCTGCGTATCCTGCTTCACCACCCTGAGGTAAATATTGAGTCGGTAATCAGTACAACATCCGTTGGAATGTCTGTATCTGATATACACAGAGATCTGATTGGAGAAACCGATCTTGTCTATAGTGATACTTTTAAAAATCCCGATGTAATATTTCTTTGCCTGGGACATGGATTATCGAGAGAATTTCTTGAGAAGAATGAACTGCCAGCAGGATGCAAGGTTATAGATCTGGGGAACGACTTCCGCAATCAACCTGAATTTGGAAACAGGAAGTTTGTTTTTGGATTATGCGAACAGAACCGCGAAGAGATTCGTAAAGCTGATAACGTTGCCAATCCGGGTTGTTTTGCCACAACAATAATGCTGGCTCTTTTACCACTTGCATCAAAGAATCTTTTAACAGAAGATATTCACATACATGCCATCACAGGCTCAACTGGAGCAGGAAAGAAACCTGGCGAAACAACACATTTCAGTTACCGCGACAATAATATCTCTGTTTACAAACCTTTTACTCATCAGCATCTTGAAGAGATCAGCAACACACTTATTTCTGCAGGTAACAGTAACCTGCCACAAATCAACTTTGTGCCAATGAGAGGTGATTTTACCCGTGGGATCTTTGCAAGCTTATATACAAAATGGAATGGAACCATTACTGATGATGAAGCAATTGCATACTTCAAAGATTATTATGCCGACTCACCTTTCGTGTTTGTTTCTGATAAACCCATCAGTCTCAAAGAGGTTGTAAACACAAATAAATGTCTTCTGCATATTGAATTCCATAACGGTTATATACATATAACATCAATATCTGACAATCTGGTAAAAGGTGCATCTGGTCAAGCCGTACAGAACATGAACCTTATGTTTGGTTTTGATGAGTCGCTTGGATTAAAATTAAAGGGAAGTGCGTTTTAA
- a CDS encoding aspartate aminotransferase family protein, whose product MELFDVYSLWNIEPVKAKGCHVWDNEGNEYLDLYGGHAVISIGHSHPVYIKAISDQVEKIGFYSNSVLNSLQKTLAQKLGEQSGYTDYSLFLCNSGAEANENALKLASFYTGKSRVIAFKEAFHGRTSGAVAITDNPDIQSPFNSGHEVTFSTLNDIASVEAELNKGDVAAVIIEGIQGVAGIFVPEAEFLQQLDQLCKKHNVPLILDEIQSGYGRSGKFFAHQFADIKPDLITTAKGMGNGFPIGGLLISPKFEAKKGMLGTTFGGNHLACAAAIAVLDVIKDESLVDNAASVGEYLKEKLLNINGVVDVRGYGLMLGIEFKPEYSSVRNQLLFESHIFTGGAKNNIMRLLPPLSITKEEIDIFIDELIKKLN is encoded by the coding sequence ATGGAACTATTTGATGTATACAGTTTATGGAATATTGAGCCAGTTAAGGCTAAGGGATGTCATGTCTGGGACAATGAGGGTAATGAATATCTTGACCTGTATGGCGGACATGCAGTAATTTCCATAGGTCATTCACACCCCGTTTATATAAAAGCAATAAGTGATCAGGTAGAGAAGATAGGCTTTTACTCTAATTCAGTACTAAATTCACTGCAGAAGACTCTTGCTCAAAAACTTGGTGAGCAAAGCGGGTATACCGACTACTCTCTTTTCTTATGCAACTCAGGTGCTGAGGCCAACGAGAATGCACTTAAACTGGCCTCTTTTTATACAGGGAAAAGCCGGGTAATAGCTTTCAAAGAGGCATTTCATGGTCGCACCTCCGGAGCAGTCGCAATCACAGACAATCCAGATATACAATCACCTTTCAACAGTGGCCATGAAGTCACATTTTCAACACTCAACGATATAGCTTCTGTAGAGGCAGAGTTAAATAAAGGTGATGTTGCAGCTGTAATTATTGAGGGAATTCAGGGTGTAGCAGGTATATTTGTTCCCGAAGCTGAATTTCTGCAGCAACTCGACCAGCTTTGCAAAAAACATAACGTCCCTTTAATACTCGATGAAATTCAATCAGGATATGGTCGTTCCGGAAAGTTCTTTGCTCATCAGTTTGCAGATATAAAGCCCGATCTGATTACTACTGCTAAGGGCATGGGCAACGGGTTTCCTATAGGAGGTCTGCTGATTTCTCCTAAATTTGAAGCAAAAAAAGGAATGCTGGGTACAACCTTCGGTGGGAATCATCTTGCATGTGCTGCTGCGATTGCTGTTCTCGATGTTATCAAAGATGAATCACTTGTTGATAATGCAGCTTCTGTGGGCGAGTATCTGAAAGAAAAACTGCTAAATATTAATGGTGTAGTTGATGTACGTGGTTATGGACTAATGCTCGGTATAGAGTTTAAACCTGAATATTCATCTGTTCGTAACCAGTTGTTGTTCGAAAGTCATATCTTTACCGGTGGAGCAAAAAACAACATAATGCGACTACTCCCTCCTCTCTCGATTACAAAGGAGGAGATCGATATTTTTATTGACGAACTAATAAAGAAATTAAACTAA
- a CDS encoding N-acetylornithine carbamoyltransferase: MRNFTSVHDIGDLSLALEKAMFVKEHPYADQEMGKNKTLLMIFFNSSLRTRLSTQKAALNLGMNVIVLDINQGAWKLETEKGVIMDGDKPEHILEAIPVMGSYCDIIGVRSFAQFENKEYDYNEVILNQFIHYSRRPVFSMEAATRHPLQSFADLITIEEFKKKERPKVVLTWAPHPKPLPQAVSNSFAEWMNATDYEFVITHPEGYELDEKFVGNATVEYDREKAYKGADFIYAKNWAAYKDPNYGKILSTDRSWTVDSAKMALTDNAYFMHCLPVRRNMIVSDEVIDGSQSIVIPEAANRVVSAQVVLKEILKDL; this comes from the coding sequence ATGAGAAACTTTACATCCGTACACGACATAGGTGATCTGAGTCTGGCTCTGGAAAAAGCAATGTTTGTCAAAGAACATCCATATGCAGATCAGGAAATGGGAAAAAATAAAACATTGTTGATGATATTCTTCAATTCTAGTCTGCGCACCCGCTTAAGCACACAAAAAGCAGCTCTTAATCTCGGGATGAATGTAATCGTTCTTGATATTAATCAAGGTGCATGGAAGCTTGAGACCGAAAAAGGAGTAATTATGGATGGTGATAAACCTGAACATATACTTGAAGCTATCCCGGTTATGGGTTCCTATTGTGATATTATAGGTGTAAGGTCTTTCGCTCAGTTCGAAAATAAGGAGTATGACTATAACGAGGTTATCCTTAATCAGTTTATTCATTATTCAAGGCGACCCGTATTCAGTATGGAGGCTGCTACGCGTCACCCTCTTCAGAGTTTTGCCGATCTGATTACTATTGAAGAGTTTAAGAAGAAGGAGCGACCAAAAGTGGTGCTGACTTGGGCTCCTCACCCTAAACCTCTTCCGCAGGCTGTTTCCAATTCTTTCGCGGAGTGGATGAATGCAACTGATTATGAGTTTGTAATTACTCATCCTGAGGGATATGAACTGGATGAGAAGTTTGTCGGCAATGCAACTGTTGAATATGACAGAGAAAAAGCATACAAAGGAGCTGATTTTATTTATGCTAAGAACTGGGCAGCCTATAAAGATCCCAATTATGGTAAAATCTTGAGTACAGATCGCTCGTGGACAGTTGACTCCGCCAAGATGGCACTTACTGATAATGCTTATTTTATGCACTGTCTTCCTGTTCGCCGCAACATGATTGTGAGCGATGAAGTGATAGATGGTTCGCAATCTATTGTCATTCCTGAGGCAGCTAACAGAGTTGTTTCCGCTCAAGTTGTTCTTAAAGAGATTTTGAAGGATTTGTAA
- the argB gene encoding acetylglutamate kinase, translating to MMMNNNDKNNRNNNIAKLSIVKIGGNIVDNPKALETFLTDFNCLEGPKVLIHGGGAIASKMSVQLGIETKKVDGRRITDAETLKIVTMVYAGLINKDIVASLQKLGCNAIGLSGADANCIPSIRRSPEPIDFGFVGDPDPQKVNKDFISKLVESDITPVFCAITHDGNGTLLNTNADTIAYTVATALSGMYKTVLYYCFEKEGVLMNIDDPESLIESINRDECDKLIEQGVIADGMIPKLFNSFNAISHGVSEVIILHAKNLLTGKGTVLINS from the coding sequence ATGATGATGAATAATAATGATAAAAATAATCGAAACAACAATATAGCTAAACTTTCTATTGTAAAAATCGGAGGGAACATCGTTGATAATCCCAAAGCATTAGAAACATTCCTTACTGATTTCAACTGTCTGGAAGGACCAAAAGTGCTGATTCATGGTGGAGGTGCAATTGCTTCAAAAATGTCAGTACAACTTGGCATTGAGACAAAGAAGGTAGATGGCAGAAGAATAACTGATGCTGAAACCCTTAAAATTGTCACAATGGTTTATGCCGGACTGATTAATAAAGACATTGTTGCTTCTCTTCAGAAACTTGGGTGTAACGCCATTGGTTTGTCTGGTGCTGATGCAAACTGCATTCCTTCTATTCGCCGATCACCTGAACCAATTGATTTTGGTTTTGTTGGGGATCCTGATCCTCAGAAAGTGAATAAAGATTTCATATCTAAACTGGTTGAAAGTGATATAACACCTGTATTTTGTGCAATCACACATGATGGTAATGGCACACTCCTCAATACTAATGCTGATACAATAGCTTATACGGTTGCCACGGCGCTCTCAGGGATGTATAAAACTGTTCTCTATTACTGTTTTGAGAAAGAGGGTGTGCTTATGAATATAGATGATCCTGAAAGCCTTATCGAGAGTATTAACCGTGATGAGTGCGATAAACTTATTGAACAGGGTGTAATTGCAGATGGGATGATTCCAAAACTGTTTAACTCATTTAATGCAATATCACATGGCGTTTCTGAAGTAATAATCCTGCATGCAAAGAATCTGTTGACAGGAAAAGGAACAGTATTGATTAATAGTTAA
- a CDS encoding M20/M25/M40 family metallo-hydrolase, whose protein sequence is MVENKNIDNAAELLRELVSLKAYSGQEELRTDFLTDYFKQKGITGERIGNNLIFRQPDHDASKPTLMLNSHLDTVLPASGYSIDPFNPGKSDTHVYGLGSNDAGASVVSMIHTFLHFYNNPLPINLMLVLSTEEENSGPNGMRLLWEKLRPYVDMAIIGEPTGMRGAIAERGLLVIDGMAKGISGHAARNEGVNALYIALEDINTLRSVRFDRISPTMGEVKLTVTQIMAGTQHNVVPDHCSFVVDIRPTEQYSNSEIMEILQPLVKSELKARNLTNRSSATPENHWLMKCTAQLGIETYTSPTTSDWMRITCPAIKMGPGESSRSHQADEYVLISEIEQGIKGYISFVSQLTEIID, encoded by the coding sequence ATGGTTGAAAATAAGAACATAGATAATGCTGCTGAACTACTCAGGGAGCTTGTGTCACTAAAAGCTTACTCAGGTCAGGAGGAGTTACGCACTGATTTTCTTACAGATTATTTCAAACAGAAAGGTATCACCGGTGAAAGAATAGGAAATAACCTTATATTCCGTCAGCCTGATCATGATGCAAGTAAACCAACATTAATGCTAAACTCGCATCTGGACACAGTTCTGCCCGCTTCCGGTTATAGTATCGATCCATTTAACCCAGGAAAATCAGACACTCATGTTTATGGTCTTGGCAGCAATGATGCAGGTGCCAGTGTAGTTTCTATGATACACACCTTCCTGCATTTTTATAATAATCCTTTGCCAATAAATTTGATGCTGGTTCTCTCAACAGAAGAGGAGAATTCGGGTCCCAACGGTATGCGCCTTTTATGGGAAAAGCTGAGACCTTATGTGGATATGGCTATAATTGGAGAACCAACGGGAATGAGGGGTGCTATTGCTGAGCGCGGTTTGCTGGTTATAGATGGTATGGCAAAAGGTATAAGCGGTCATGCCGCTCGTAACGAAGGTGTAAACGCACTCTATATTGCACTGGAAGATATTAACACATTGAGGTCTGTTAGGTTCGACAGAATTTCACCAACTATGGGAGAGGTGAAATTAACTGTCACTCAAATAATGGCCGGCACCCAGCATAATGTGGTACCTGACCATTGCAGCTTTGTTGTGGATATACGTCCAACAGAGCAATACAGCAACAGTGAAATTATGGAAATTCTTCAGCCCTTGGTTAAAAGTGAGCTAAAGGCTCGTAATCTGACCAACAGAAGTTCCGCTACTCCGGAAAATCATTGGTTGATGAAGTGCACCGCACAGTTGGGTATCGAGACATACACCTCTCCAACTACATCTGACTGGATGAGGATAACCTGCCCTGCAATAAAAATGGGGCCGGGCGAATCATCTCGCTCTCACCAGGCGGATGAGTATGTACTTATCAGTGAAATTGAACAGGGTATTAAGGGTTATATCAGTTTTGTTTCGCAACTTACTGAGATTATTGATTGA
- the argH gene encoding argininosuccinate lyase — MAKIWDKGFDANKLVEEFTVGNDRKLDLRLAKHDIIGSMAHIKMLVKIGLLDEDEEKTLQDELQNILAEVEKGNFRLDDDVEDIHSQIEAMLTERLGEIGKKIHSGRSRNDQVLVDIKLYLKEEIKQIKDEVLQLFNLLQSLSEQHKDSLLPGYTHAQIAMPSSFGLWFGAYAESLVDDMHSLAAAWRVADQNPLGSAAGYGSSFPLDREMTTKELGFGTMSYNVIAAQMGRGKTERVLAQGMANIASTLNKLAADNCMYLSGNYGFISYPKELTTGSSIMPHKKNPDVWELIRAYSNRLQSLPNEITMMTTNMTHGYHRDYQLLKEVLFPAIETLHSILGMSHFMLQHISVNNDILSDPKYNYLFTVEEVNNLVLQGIPFREAYQIVGKKVQEGTFTAEKKVNHTHEGSIGNLCTPEIRQKMSLASEVIK, encoded by the coding sequence ATGGCAAAAATATGGGATAAAGGCTTTGATGCCAACAAACTGGTGGAGGAGTTCACTGTAGGGAATGACCGGAAACTGGACCTGCGACTGGCTAAGCATGATATAATCGGATCAATGGCACATATCAAAATGCTGGTTAAGATTGGTCTTCTCGATGAAGATGAGGAAAAAACACTTCAGGATGAGCTTCAAAACATTTTAGCAGAGGTAGAAAAAGGTAACTTTAGACTCGATGATGATGTAGAAGATATCCACTCTCAGATTGAAGCTATGCTTACAGAGCGTTTGGGAGAGATTGGCAAAAAGATCCATTCAGGTAGATCCCGCAATGATCAGGTACTTGTTGATATAAAACTTTATCTGAAAGAGGAGATAAAACAGATCAAAGATGAGGTACTGCAGCTATTTAATCTATTACAGTCACTAAGCGAACAGCATAAAGACAGCTTACTTCCGGGATATACACATGCACAAATTGCTATGCCATCCTCATTTGGGTTATGGTTTGGTGCTTATGCAGAATCACTGGTTGATGATATGCACTCATTAGCTGCAGCATGGAGAGTGGCTGATCAGAACCCACTTGGTTCTGCAGCAGGTTACGGCAGCTCTTTCCCTCTTGACAGAGAGATGACTACCAAAGAACTTGGTTTTGGTACGATGAGCTACAACGTAATTGCAGCACAAATGGGCAGAGGAAAAACAGAACGTGTACTGGCTCAGGGAATGGCAAATATAGCTTCAACACTAAACAAACTGGCTGCAGATAACTGTATGTATCTGTCTGGTAACTACGGATTCATCTCTTATCCTAAAGAACTCACTACCGGATCAAGCATTATGCCACACAAAAAAAATCCTGATGTATGGGAGCTGATAAGAGCTTATAGCAACCGATTACAAAGCCTCCCAAATGAGATAACGATGATGACAACAAATATGACTCATGGATATCATCGTGATTATCAACTGTTAAAAGAGGTGCTGTTTCCTGCAATTGAAACTCTCCACTCGATCTTAGGAATGTCTCACTTTATGCTTCAGCACATAAGCGTAAATAATGATATACTTTCAGATCCAAAATACAACTACCTTTTTACAGTGGAAGAGGTAAACAATCTTGTCCTACAGGGAATACCTTTTCGTGAAGCATATCAGATAGTTGGCAAGAAAGTTCAGGAAGGTACTTTTACAGCAGAGAAAAAGGTTAACCATACTCATGAGGGTAGTATAGGTAATCTATGTACACCTGAGATCAGACAAAAAATGAGTCTGGCTTCAGAAGTAATTAAGTAA
- a CDS encoding DUF6448 family protein: MKTGNFSFKMNWTKQILTLSLFALFTIISTQTASAHCDSFDGPALKDAAKALETNNVDLILKWIDADMEAEVVPLFHKTYSLRNGDKEIYEIVKKHFFETFVRLHREMEGASFTGLKPAGSVAPITMMSDKALETGDFESLLKALNNHINGVLQEKFDKTEALFKVKDNSVEEGREYVAAYVDYTHSIEAVHDILLGGGGHSH, from the coding sequence ATGAAAACAGGTAATTTCTCATTTAAAATGAATTGGACAAAGCAGATACTCACACTATCTCTTTTCGCATTATTTACAATAATAAGTACACAAACAGCTTCAGCCCATTGTGACTCATTTGACGGACCTGCACTTAAAGATGCAGCAAAAGCTCTGGAAACCAACAATGTTGATCTGATCCTAAAGTGGATCGATGCTGATATGGAGGCTGAGGTTGTACCTCTGTTTCACAAAACATACAGCCTGAGAAATGGTGATAAGGAGATATATGAAATTGTGAAAAAGCACTTCTTCGAAACATTTGTACGTCTGCATCGCGAAATGGAAGGAGCAAGTTTTACAGGCTTAAAACCTGCAGGATCGGTCGCACCAATCACAATGATGAGTGATAAAGCTCTTGAAACGGGCGATTTTGAAAGCTTGCTTAAAGCACTTAACAACCATATAAATGGAGTACTACAGGAGAAATTCGACAAGACAGAGGCTTTATTCAAAGTGAAAGACAATTCAGTAGAGGAGGGGCGTGAATATGTTGCAGCATATGTAGACTACACCCATAGTATTGAGGCTGTACATGACATATTATTAGGTGGAGGTGGCCACAGTCACTAA
- a CDS encoding Crp/Fnr family transcriptional regulator translates to MENQKGLSHDHLARLLREHNIIKGEFAGHSHQHDEHKQDHSGQSLTYCPLFRNMSQTEHDRFLDRNVKEVLTFKKGETIVMQGDPISSVMLLVMGSVRTEMITMEGNILDIDIMEAVIPLAPSFIYGERNIYPFDVIAVEPCIFLKISKEAWLEEMSNNKQMLTNFLTMNADLTLYLTSKLQMISLKSLRKKLATFFLEKTTAESGTFTLKRSRTQLAEFFGVQRQSLARSLKEMEDDGIIKLDGRKVTIIDRNKLIRE, encoded by the coding sequence ATGGAAAATCAAAAAGGGCTTTCACACGATCATTTAGCACGCCTGCTTAGGGAGCATAATATCATTAAGGGTGAATTTGCAGGTCATTCTCATCAACATGATGAGCATAAACAGGACCATTCGGGACAATCTTTAACTTACTGTCCGTTATTCAGGAATATGAGTCAGACTGAACATGACCGTTTTCTCGATAGAAATGTAAAGGAGGTGCTGACGTTTAAAAAAGGGGAGACTATTGTTATGCAGGGTGATCCGATTAGTTCTGTTATGCTTCTTGTAATGGGAAGCGTGAGAACGGAGATGATTACCATGGAGGGAAATATTCTGGATATAGATATAATGGAGGCTGTTATACCTTTGGCCCCCTCTTTTATATATGGTGAGAGAAATATTTATCCATTCGATGTGATTGCAGTGGAGCCATGCATTTTTCTGAAGATTTCGAAAGAGGCATGGCTTGAAGAGATGTCAAACAATAAACAGATGCTTACCAATTTTCTTACAATGAATGCAGATTTAACTCTCTATCTTACAAGTAAACTGCAGATGATTTCACTGAAGAGTCTGAGGAAGAAACTGGCAACATTCTTTCTGGAAAAGACCACTGCTGAGTCCGGTACATTTACACTTAAACGGTCCCGCACTCAACTTGCAGAGTTTTTTGGTGTGCAGAGGCAGTCACTTGCCCGCTCTCTGAAAGAAATGGAGGATGATGGAATAATCAAGCTTGATGGTCGTAAAGTGACAATTATTGACAGGAACAAGCTGATAAGAGAGTGA
- the pta gene encoding phosphate acetyltransferase — MNLLESIIERAKADKQRIVLPEGTEERTLRAADLILSNGIADIILLGDEQSIKESTKKMGLNNIDKATIVNPKEHTKKKEYTDLLVEIRKNKGMTFEKASSLVEDPLYLACLMIKNGDADGEIAGAQNTTGDVLRPALQIIKTLPGVKVVSGAFIMFTQTPQYGENGILLFADCAVMPNPNAEELASIAVSSAKTMQSLVNVEPRIAMLSFSTKGSADHEMVDKVREATDLAKKMDSNLLIDGELQADAALVPSVGSSKAPGSLIAGKANVLVFPSLESGNIGYKLVQRLGNAQAVGPVLQGMAAPVNDLSRGCSVEDIYNMVAITANQAIGLKKN; from the coding sequence ATGAACTTACTCGAAAGTATTATAGAGAGAGCTAAAGCTGATAAACAGCGAATAGTATTGCCGGAGGGGACAGAAGAAAGAACTCTTCGTGCTGCTGATTTAATATTGTCAAACGGCATTGCAGACATCATACTGCTTGGTGATGAACAATCAATCAAGGAATCAACAAAAAAAATGGGATTGAATAATATCGATAAAGCAACGATAGTAAATCCAAAAGAACACACAAAGAAAAAAGAATATACAGATCTTCTTGTTGAGATAAGAAAGAATAAAGGGATGACTTTTGAAAAAGCATCGTCCCTTGTGGAAGATCCTCTATACCTGGCATGCCTGATGATTAAAAATGGTGATGCAGATGGGGAGATAGCAGGCGCTCAGAATACCACTGGTGATGTGTTGCGGCCGGCACTACAGATTATAAAAACTTTACCGGGTGTGAAGGTTGTATCTGGTGCTTTCATAATGTTTACACAGACACCTCAATATGGAGAGAACGGTATTTTGTTGTTCGCTGATTGTGCCGTGATGCCAAACCCGAATGCAGAGGAGCTTGCATCAATTGCTGTTTCATCGGCTAAAACCATGCAGAGCCTTGTTAATGTAGAGCCTAGAATAGCAATGCTTAGTTTCTCTACTAAAGGAAGTGCTGATCATGAGATGGTGGACAAGGTGAGAGAGGCAACAGACCTGGCTAAAAAGATGGATAGCAACCTGCTTATAGATGGTGAGTTGCAGGCAGATGCAGCATTGGTGCCATCAGTTGGTTCAAGCAAAGCTCCGGGCAGCCTTATAGCAGGGAAAGCTAATGTATTAGTTTTCCCCTCACTAGAATCGGGAAATATAGGTTATAAGCTGGTTCAGAGACTTGGCAATGCACAGGCAGTTGGTCCTGTATTGCAGGGTATGGCTGCACCGGTAAACGACTTATCAAGAGGTTGCTCTGTCGAAGATATTTATAACATGGTAGCAATTACAGCAAACCAGGCAATCGGACTAAAAAAGAATTAA
- a CDS encoding 3-hydroxyacyl-CoA dehydrogenase family protein, with translation MSEMIIEPIEKYGLTITSDSKKKPLFSRIGVVGAGKEGRNIINMTATAGMEVVFLEESQERIDVVIKEIEKVMDHKIKNWGLTQAEKRIIMNRITPTLQYEDFAGCDMVIECTRFTEGGRRSTPLRKSIFKRLEEILDTDAIIATNGSVVIISELASELVHKDRCVSLYFPVAHPDARILEIVSGMYTSEEVYSKMEVFAKLINYKPHRINESNGNVSMRIMVNMLNEACQILLERVCSLEDIEETYTIIYGQRYGIFRMADIIGIERLVTLMEAMFNEFGEKHYKPNPILWKLYRSNQLGIRTGKGFYIYDENGNPVSVNKAVIN, from the coding sequence ATGAGTGAAATGATTATAGAACCAATTGAGAAGTATGGACTTACCATAACATCTGATAGTAAGAAAAAGCCATTGTTCTCAAGAATTGGAGTTGTAGGTGCCGGTAAAGAGGGAAGAAATATTATCAATATGACTGCAACAGCAGGAATGGAGGTAGTATTTCTTGAAGAATCTCAGGAGAGGATTGATGTTGTGATTAAGGAGATTGAGAAGGTAATGGATCACAAGATCAAGAACTGGGGTCTTACTCAGGCAGAAAAAAGAATCATTATGAACCGCATTACTCCTACTCTGCAATATGAGGATTTTGCCGGTTGCGATATGGTAATTGAATGTACAAGATTTACTGAAGGTGGGCGTAGAAGTACTCCTTTGAGAAAAAGCATATTTAAAAGACTGGAAGAGATCCTGGACACAGATGCTATAATTGCCACAAACGGATCAGTAGTGATTATCAGTGAACTTGCTTCGGAACTGGTTCACAAGGATAGATGTGTGAGTCTTTATTTCCCGGTTGCTCATCCTGATGCACGTATACTTGAGATTGTGAGCGGTATGTATACTTCAGAGGAGGTTTACAGCAAAATGGAGGTTTTTGCTAAGCTGATTAACTATAAGCCGCATCGTATAAACGAGAGCAACGGAAACGTGAGTATGCGTATAATGGTTAACATGCTGAATGAGGCCTGTCAGATTCTACTGGAGAGAGTTTGCTCACTGGAAGATATTGAGGAGACTTATACGATAATATATGGTCAGCGCTACGGTATATTCAGAATGGCTGATATAATAGGGATAGAACGACTTGTTACTCTTATGGAAGCGATGTTCAACGAATTTGGTGAGAAACACTATAAGCCCAATCCGATTTTATGGAAACTGTACAGATCCAACCAATTGGGTATACGTACCGGTAAGGGATTTTATATCTACGATGAAAATGGGAACCCTGTTTCGGTAAACAAGGCGGTGATAAATTAA